One Pleurocapsa sp. PCC 7327 DNA segment encodes these proteins:
- the uvrC gene encoding excinuclease ABC subunit UvrC, giving the protein MIVVASYNPTVITLTETLTLVKDKERLENRLKEIPPEPGIYLMRDQKGDILYIGKSKKLRSRLRSYFRDSQPLSPRIATMVQQVADIEFIVTDTEAESLALEANLIKQHQPYFNVLLKDDKRYPYVCITWSEDYPRIFITRKRRIDNEKDKYYGPYVDTRLLRYTLHTIKRIFPLRQRPRPLFKDRPCLNYDIGRCPGVCQQLITPQEYRQTVQKVAMVFQGRTGELIDTLTSQMEKAAQAMNFELAAEIRDRIKALGALNADQKVSLPDDTISRDAIALASDDRHCCIQLFQIRAGRLVGRLGFFADARSETPGAILQRVLEDRYQMADPVEIPSEILVQYQLPEAEILADWLSERKGRKVSIIVPQRQTKAELIEMVERNAKYELERTQRFADRNLQSLQDLAEILDLPDFPKRIEGYDISHIQGSNAVASQVVFIDGIPAKQYYRHYNIKNPNVRIGHSDDFASLAEVIRRRFRKYQGGENSIEDAEDFPDLVMIDGGKGQLSSVVAVLQEMNLLQDVKVVSLAKQKEEIFLPGESLPLPTDPEQPGVQLLRRVRDEAHRFAVSFHRQQRLNKSRRSRLDEIPGLGFHRQKQLLAHFHSVDYIREASVKQLMEVSGIGQQLAQEIYNYFHPA; this is encoded by the coding sequence ATGATAGTAGTAGCTAGCTACAATCCGACAGTAATAACCTTGACTGAGACACTAACTCTAGTTAAAGACAAAGAAAGACTAGAAAATCGCCTCAAAGAGATCCCCCCCGAACCGGGAATTTATTTGATGCGCGACCAAAAAGGGGATATTCTCTATATTGGCAAATCAAAGAAATTGCGATCGCGCCTTCGTTCCTATTTCCGCGACTCGCAACCCCTCAGTCCTCGCATCGCCACGATGGTGCAGCAGGTTGCGGACATCGAGTTTATCGTCACCGATACGGAAGCGGAATCGCTAGCGCTAGAAGCGAATTTAATCAAACAGCACCAACCTTACTTTAATGTGCTGCTCAAGGATGACAAACGCTATCCCTATGTCTGCATTACCTGGTCGGAAGATTATCCTCGCATCTTTATTACGCGCAAGCGACGCATCGACAACGAGAAAGATAAATATTACGGTCCCTATGTCGATACTCGCCTATTGCGCTATACCTTACATACCATCAAGCGCATCTTTCCGCTACGCCAGCGTCCCCGACCTTTATTTAAAGACCGTCCTTGCCTTAACTACGATATCGGTCGCTGTCCCGGCGTTTGCCAGCAGTTAATTACACCCCAAGAGTATCGCCAAACCGTCCAAAAAGTCGCCATGGTTTTTCAGGGACGGACGGGAGAGTTGATCGATACGCTGACATCTCAGATGGAGAAAGCAGCGCAAGCGATGAATTTTGAGTTAGCTGCGGAAATTCGCGATCGCATCAAAGCATTAGGCGCACTCAATGCCGATCAAAAAGTTTCTCTACCCGACGATACCATCTCTAGGGACGCGATCGCACTCGCTAGCGACGATCGACACTGCTGCATTCAATTATTTCAAATTCGTGCGGGTCGATTGGTGGGTCGTTTGGGATTTTTTGCCGATGCGCGATCGGAAACTCCTGGCGCTATTTTACAACGAGTGCTAGAAGATCGTTACCAAATGGCAGATCCGGTGGAAATTCCCAGCGAAATTCTCGTTCAATACCAATTACCCGAAGCTGAAATATTAGCAGATTGGTTGAGTGAAAGAAAGGGTCGTAAAGTCAGTATCATCGTTCCCCAAAGACAGACGAAAGCAGAATTAATTGAGATGGTGGAACGCAATGCAAAATACGAATTAGAACGAACTCAACGCTTTGCCGATCGCAATTTGCAATCCCTACAAGACTTAGCAGAAATTCTCGATTTACCTGACTTTCCCAAACGCATTGAAGGATACGATATTTCTCACATTCAGGGTTCTAATGCCGTCGCATCCCAGGTTGTTTTTATCGATGGCATTCCTGCCAAGCAATACTATCGTCATTACAATATTAAAAATCCGAATGTTAGAATCGGTCACTCCGATGATTTTGCTTCTCTAGCAGAAGTCATCCGCCGCCGTTTTCGCAAGTATCAAGGAGGAGAAAATTCAATCGAAGATGCAGAAGATTTTCCTGATTTAGTAATGATAGATGGCGGAAAAGGACAACTCTCTTCGGTAGTAGCGGTACTACAAGAAATGAACTTGCTACAAGATGTCAAAGTAGTCAGTTTAGCCAAGCAAAAAGAAGAAATATTTCTTCCTGGAGAGTCTTTACCTTTACCAACCGATCCAGAACAACCAGGGGTGCAATTACTCAGAAGAGTCAGAGATGAAGCGCACCGCTTTGCTGTTAGTTTCCATCGCCAACAAAGATTAAATAAAAGCAGGCGATCGCGTTTGGATGAAATCCCCGGATTGGGTTTTCACCGCCAGAAACAACTGTTGGCTCATTTCCATTCAGTTGATTATATTCGCGAAGCTTCTGTCAAACAATTAATGGAGGTTTCGGGAATCGGTCAGCAGTTAGCGCAGGAAATTTATAACTATTTTCATCCTGCTTAA